In one Sporomusa sphaeroides DSM 2875 genomic region, the following are encoded:
- a CDS encoding FAD-dependent oxidoreductase: protein MPRVVVIGGGWAGCSAAVAAKKAGAGEVILLERADMLLGTGLVGGIMRNNGRFTAAEELSAMGDDIFNTIDKVARHSNIEFPGHKHVTLYDVAHVEPAIRQLLACYDIKYNFLARVRDITMDGQRIKSVITDKDDEVYGDVFVEATGTAGPQSQCSKYGNGCAMCIIRCPTFGPRISIAARAGIQEMIGRKADGSLGAMSGSCKLHKDSLSEAIVKELNTKGVVVVPIPGRLKKPDFLSIKACQQYALKEFADNVILLDTGHAKLMTPYFPLDMLRQIPGFENARYEDPYSGGVGNSMRFTALSPRDNTLKVQGLDNLFCGGEKAGLLVGHTEAIATGTLAGHNALRQALGEKLLILPETLAIGDAIAHVGEQMQSVNGLKVKYTFSGAQYFERMQEKGLYTTDIQAIKQRVAKAGLSGVFARPVKRAAICR from the coding sequence GTGCCTAGAGTAGTTGTTATTGGCGGCGGGTGGGCTGGCTGCAGTGCAGCTGTAGCTGCCAAAAAAGCAGGCGCAGGTGAAGTAATTTTACTTGAACGGGCAGACATGCTTCTGGGAACAGGCCTGGTCGGTGGAATTATGCGTAATAATGGCCGGTTTACGGCTGCGGAAGAATTGTCAGCTATGGGTGACGATATATTTAACACTATCGATAAAGTTGCCCGCCATAGCAATATTGAATTTCCCGGTCACAAGCATGTTACTTTGTATGATGTGGCGCATGTGGAACCCGCTATCAGACAATTATTAGCATGCTATGATATAAAATATAACTTCCTGGCCAGAGTGCGTGACATTACAATGGACGGGCAAAGAATTAAGTCAGTTATCACCGACAAGGACGACGAAGTGTATGGTGATGTATTTGTCGAAGCTACCGGGACCGCCGGCCCCCAATCCCAGTGCAGCAAGTATGGCAACGGCTGCGCAATGTGTATTATTCGTTGTCCAACCTTTGGCCCCAGAATAAGCATTGCCGCCCGTGCCGGCATACAAGAAATGATTGGGCGTAAGGCTGACGGCAGCTTAGGTGCCATGAGCGGTTCCTGCAAACTCCACAAAGACTCACTGAGTGAAGCCATTGTTAAAGAACTTAACACTAAGGGGGTCGTTGTCGTCCCTATACCTGGCCGGCTTAAAAAGCCGGACTTTCTATCGATAAAAGCCTGCCAGCAATATGCCTTAAAGGAATTTGCTGATAACGTCATTCTGCTTGATACCGGTCATGCCAAGCTCATGACGCCTTATTTTCCATTGGACATGCTCCGCCAGATTCCGGGCTTTGAGAACGCCCGTTATGAAGATCCATATTCCGGCGGTGTGGGCAATTCGATGCGTTTTACCGCACTCTCGCCGCGGGACAACACCCTCAAAGTCCAGGGACTTGATAACCTGTTTTGCGGCGGCGAAAAGGCCGGTCTCTTGGTTGGCCATACAGAGGCCATTGCAACAGGTACTCTGGCAGGACATAATGCACTACGTCAGGCACTTGGCGAAAAACTACTGATATTACCCGAAACATTAGCCATTGGTGATGCTATTGCCCATGTCGGCGAACAAATGCAATCAGTAAACGGCTTAAAAGTAAAATACACATTTTCCGGTGCTCAATACTTTGAGCGCATGCAGGAGAAAGGCTTATATACCACCGATATCCAAGCCATTAAACAGCGGGTGGCAAAAGCCGGTCTAAGCGGAGTATTTGCCCGTCCGGTCAAGCGGGCAGCAATATGCCGGTAA